Proteins encoded within one genomic window of Triticum aestivum cultivar Chinese Spring chromosome 2D, IWGSC CS RefSeq v2.1, whole genome shotgun sequence:
- the LOC123048246 gene encoding probable leucine-rich repeat receptor-like protein kinase At1g35710 has product MKTSHCLPFISLCSLLLATFAPAKAVPSLQEQAGALLAWKATLEGHPAQLGSWGRGHHNTWPCSWHGITCGKDGAMHQEVVTKISLPGLRLQGELDALNFTALATLTSIQLSRNRLTGRIPSSIGSLRELRFLLLQRNQIRGPLPPALASLRNLRCLMLQENELSGEIPSQIGQLAGLVKLDLSANHLSGPIPTELGYLKKLLRVHIANNNLTGPIPSNLGNLTKLTVLYLYGNQLSGYPPRELGYLVNLKELVLSRNKLMGFIPGTLGGMINLTLLSLADNQLSGCIPPELGYLLNLKELYLENNKLVDSIPSTFLNLTNLTSLYLSGNQLSGCIPRELGYMVNLKKLALSSNNFNGSIPNTFGSLVNLTELYLWGNTLSGCIPRELGYLVNLEGLDLSVNKLMCTIPNNFGSFSNLTILVLRDNQLTGYIPNIFGNLTKLTTLHLDDNQFSGHVPLEIGTLWDLEVLELDNNNLSGPLPPGLCSGGKLRHLTASNNSLDGPVPSSLLHCRSLFRVRLERNQIEGDISELGGHPSLNYMDMSSNKLFGKLCSLWGESQNINMLRLSNNNLTGEIPINMGRLTQLGILDLSSNKLEGYIPIELSNLKNLFQLNLADNLLHGSIPQEIGALSSLQLFDLSSNNLSGLVHGSIGNCLELRSLNLSGNNFTGNIPTALGVLHNLQYMLDLSDNSFTGAIPSQLSGLIMLDTLNLSHNELNGSIPQSFKSMESLISIDVSYNELEGVVPESKLFQGAPLKWFMHNKMLCGVVTGLPHCSSTTVNQGKRKGYKTLVLAVVPVLMSLVLVVFVLMFQHERNKSKAIDTDKVTQKNVFSIWSFDGANVFKQIVEATNDFSEIHCIGTGGYGSVYKARLPTSEIFAVKKMCVIEDESCAKGSLFHREIEALVQIRHRNIVKLFGYCSCSQGKFLIYEYMERGDLAEALGINGRAVELDWRRRIHIVLDVVHALAYMHHDCWSPIVHRDITSKNILLDQEFRACISDFGTAKILNIDGNNITRLAGTKGYLAPELAYTENVTEKCDVYSFGVLVMELFMGSHPGELLSSLSEANKNNTASLQHLLDSRLELPDAETAGEIYHMLSVAVQCLEPSPSRRPTTRRASDELSASKAFEDHVHYLHAGLTIPTH; this is encoded by the exons ATGAAGACTTCCCATTGCCTACCCTTCATCTCACTCTGCAGTCTCCTGCTAGCCACGTTTGCCCCGGCCAAGGCAGTGCCATCCCTGCAAGAACAAGCAGGAGCGCTCCTTGCCTGGAAAGCCACGCTAGAAGGCCACCCAGCCCAGCTGGGATcgtggggaagggggcaccacaaTACATGGCCATGCAGCTGGCATGGCATCACATGCGGCAAGGATGGAGCAATGCACCAAGAGGTGGTCACCAAGATCTCTCTGCCGGGGCTGCGGCTGCAGGGGGAGCTCGACGCCCTCAACTTCACGGCGTTGGCGACCTTGACGAGCATCCAGCTCTCGCGCAACAGGCTCACcgggaggatcccgtcgagcatcGGGTCACTCAGAGAGCTCCGGTTCCTGCTTCTTCAACGCAATCAGATAAGGGGCCCTTTACCACCTGCTCTTGCATCCTTGAGAAACCTACGCTGCTTAATGCTCCAGGAGAATGAACTCTCCGGTGAAATACCAAGCCAAATAGGACAACTAGCGGGACTTGTGAAGCTGGACTTGTCTGCCAATCACTTGTCTGGTCCCATCCCGACTGAACTAGGCTACCTAAAGAAGCTGCTCAGGGTACATATTGCCAACAACAACCTCACAGGCCCCATTCCAAGTAATTTAGGGAATCTCACTAAACTCACTGTCTTGTACCTTTATGGTAACCAATTATCTGGATATCCTCCTCGAGAGCTAGGGTACCTTGTGAATCTAAAGGAGTTGGTTCTCTCCCGCAACAAATTGATGGGTTTCATCCCCGGTACCTTGGGAGGCATGATCAACCTCACACTCTTGTCCCTAGCGGATAACCAACTTTCCGGATGCATTCCTCCAGAGCTAGGTTACTTGTTGAATCTAAAAGAGTTGTACCTTGAAAACAACAAACTTGTTGATTCCATCCCTAGTACCTTCTTAAATTTAACAAACCTCACTAGCTTGTACCTATCGGGTAACCAACTTTCTGGGTGTATACCTCGAGAACTAGGTTACATGGTGAATCTTAAAAAGTTGGCTCTTAGCTCCAACAATTTCAACGGCTCCATACCTAATACCTTTGGGAGTTTGGTTAACCTCACTGAATTGTATCTATGGGGCAATACACTTTCCGGGTGTATTCCTCGTGAACTAGGTTACCTAGTGAATCTTGAAGGGTTGGATCTTAGTGTAAACAAACTAATGTGTACTATTCCCAATAACTTTGGCAGTTTCAGTAACCTAACTATCCTGGTCCTTCGTGATAACCAACTCACGGGTTATATCCCCAATATCTTTGGAAATTTGACAAAGCTCACTACCTTACACCTCGATGATAATCAGTTCTCTGGACATGTTCCTCTAGAAATTGGCACCTTATGGGATCTTGAAGTTCTGGAACTCGACAATAATAATCTCTCTGGTCCCCTACCACCTGGGTTGTGCTCTGGAGGCAAGCTCAGGCATTTAACTGCATCTAATAACAGTCTGGATGGACCAGTGCCATCAAGTTTGCTACACTGTAGAAGCCTATTTAGAGTTCGTCTTGAAAGGAATCAAATAGAAGGAGATATTTCTGAGTTGGGAGGTCATCCAAGTCTTAACTATATGGATATGAGCTCGAATAAACTCTTTGGAAAATTATGTTCTCTTTGGGGGGAAAGTCAAAATATTAACATGCTACGCCTCTCAAACAACAACCTGACGGGGGAAATACCCATAAATATGGGGCGGCTAACTCAGCTAGGGATACTTGATCTCTCATCAAACAAGCTTGAAGGATATATTCCAATTGAACTGAGCAATCTAAAAAACTTGTTCCAGTTGAACCTCGCAGACAATTTGCTCCATGGAAGCATACCACAAGAAATCGGAGCACTATCTAGTCTACAGTTATTTGATTTGTCATCAAATAACCTAAGTGGTTTGGTACATGGGTCAATTGGGAATTGTTTAGAGCTTCGCTCATTGAACCTGAGCGGAAATAACTTTACAGGAAACATCCCTACCGCATTAGGGGTGTTGCACAACTTACAATACATGTTGGATTTGAGTGATAATTCATTTACTGGGGCAATACCAAGCCAACTTAGTGGCCTGATCATGCTAGATACTTTGAATCTTTCACACAATGAACTTAATGGATCCATCCCTCAATCATTTAAGAGTATGGAAAGCTTGATATCCATTGATGTATCTTACAATGAATTGGAAGGAGTAGTCCCAGAGAGTAAGCTTTTTCAAGGAGCCCCGTTGAAGTGGTTCATGCATAATAAGATGCTATGTGGTGTAGTGACCGGACTCCCCCATTGTAGTAGTACAACTGTGaaccaagggaaaagaaaaggataCAAAACACTTGTACTAGCAGTGGTCCCTGTGCTGATGTCTCTTGTTCTTGTTGTATTTGTATTGATGTTTCAACATGAAAGGAACAAATCCAAGGCAATTGACACGGACAAAGTAACACAAAAAAATGTGTTCTCTATTTGGAGTTTTGATGGGGCAAACGTGTTCAAACAAATTGTTGAAGCAACCAATGATTTTAGTGAGATTCATTGCATAGGAACTGGGGGATATGGATCTGTCTACAAGGCTAGGCTTCCAACATCAGAAATATTTGCGGTGAAGAAGATGTGCGTTATTGAAGATGAGAGTTGCGCGAAGGGGTCACTCTTCCATCGCGAAATTGAGGCATTGGTGCAGATTCGGCATCGGAACATCGTAAAGCTATTTGGGTATTGTTCCTGTAGCCAAGGAAAGTTCCTTATATATGAATATATGGAGAGAGGGGACTTGGCAGAAGCACTGGGGATCAATGGAAGGGCAGTTGAATTGGACTGGAGAAGGCGGATACATATTGTGCTAGATGTGGTTCACGCTTTGGCCTACATGCATCATGATTGTTGGTCACCAATAGTCCACAGAGATATAACAAGTAAAAACATTTTGCTTGATCAGGAATTTAGAGCTTGCATCTCTGATTTCGGTACGGCTAAAATTCTAAATATTGATGGCAATAATATCACAAGGCTTGCAGGGACAAAGGGTTATCTTGCCCCAG AGCTTGCATATACAGAAAATGTGACAGAGAAATGTGACGTATACAGCTTTGGGGTGCTTGTCATGGAGCTCTTTATGGGATCTCATCCAGGCGAATTGCTCTCATCCCTCTCTGAGGCCAACAAGAATAATACTGCGAGCCTGCAACATCTGCTGGACTCAAGGCTCGAGCTCCCAGATGCTGAAACCGCGGGAGAAATATACCACATGCTCAGTGTTGCAGTTCAGTGCCTGGAGCCAAGTCCATCACGGAGACCCACAACACGACGTGCTAGTGACGAGTTATCTGCTAGTAAGGCATTTGAAGATCATGTTCATTATCTGCATGCTGGCCTCACCATTCCCACTCACTAG